The genome window CTATTGGATTAAAGTAGACGCCCACCATAAAAGTCCGACAAGATGACCATGACGTCACTCGGAGTTTAAAGGTCAGGAGAACCCTCTGCACGTCGCATAACATAATGCTGTGAAGAGACTCCGGTTTGATTCAGCATTTATTGTTAGGGTATACTTTGATAAACGTTTTTCAAATTCGCTTGACCTAGGCTCCAGATCCTTACTCGCTGGAcgagacagagactgtttttgttttactttcgtTTTTCTTTATTGCTTTTTGGATCCATTGAGGAATACTGCACAACCCAACTGTTCCTCACTGCCTGCAGAAGGAAGAAATTATCTTCAGAAGGagacagaaccactgaggactgGTCCTTCCATTTGATAGATCTCGTTATGTGATCGCAGCCTGAATTCCAGGTATATGATACAGCAGAATCAGATCATCACTCCTGAATTTGTGCTCTCGTGTGACTTTGCCAAGTCACGTTCGGCATCACTGTAGTATTTCCAGCGAGATTTCTCAAGTCACGCCCATCAATTTTGTTGTCTGGCGAACGTGACTTCCCAAGCCACGGGAGCCATGGTCATTTTCATAGTATTAACAATTTTGATAAATTTCAGATatgatttgattattgatccctGACTTCAGGGTGGTGCCCTGTGTTCATTAATGAATCATAGTAACCTACGTTTCATTAATCAACAATAACAATTGAAGtgataatcaataatcaattaatATCCAATATCGATTCCAAACAGCTATCATTATTAAATTTACTTTTGGGAATTTTCCATGGGTTGGAAATGGACATAGGGGAGTATAGAACATGACCAGGGATTGGATAAAAGTGTTCAATCCAtagatttaatttgtttcttgTCTGACATTACatataatctaaaaaaaaaacagaagattgTTTGGTTATTAAATATTGTCTCTTATAGACCGAGAGTTGCTTTTACTACAGTATAAATTTGTCTACCTTGCCATAATTGTACTGGTTTAATTGCAGAATGATGTGATGTCACGGTTTTGGATACATGTTTATCatcatagtaaaaaaaaaaaaacactagagACATCCTGTTGACATCCAGCGCTTCACCAGTGTGCTACGGTGCATCAGATGTAGTGATGTTACAGTACACACTGTCCAGGCACAATTATGCATTCCTGGTTAAAAATGGTGTGCAACCATCACCAGACTGTAGCAATATGATAATATAAGTCTCTGTCCTTAGGTCTCCACAGCTTCTACTGTAAATCAACAGGCGCGTTGGAGACAGACGCATTAAAGATACTCATGAAATCATAGAGAGACATTAATGTCGAATTTTGTAATGGTGTAAAAGATTATTTTATAAACCCTcgtgttttgttcttttttttttagatcattAGCAGTCAGTTTTAAATTGCAATACAACTATTGAACTCAGTCTTTTTCCAATATATCAGCAATTGCTTTGGCTTGTAAAGAAGTTGAATCTATCTgatgaaaactgtaaaaataaatcatgaaacaaaagaaaacaacacacggAGAACTTGACACATTtataatttccatttgcattttattcattGTGTGGATCATTGAAATGACAACTGAACTGAAATTGTGTTGCGATCTAACTCCCAATACAAGACACAAATATACAACACAGGATCATAAGAATTTTCCATCTTATTAACAAAGTAGTAACGAAACATCCTCTAGTTTTAATGCTTCACACTGGAGTACACACATtcattgttggtgttgttcctctgtcttcttgATCTGTTGGGCAGGTTGACACTTAAAGCTGCATAATGGAGGTTGTTTGCGTCTCTGTGACCCTGGTAACAAAATATTCAAGAATTagaaaaaatgattaaataattacGGTGTCTAAAGAAAAGGGGTTAATTTACTGCCAGCAATGTTCTATTCACCTCTGCATTTGATGTAGAGCGAGCTGAAGATCTCAATTCAGTCTCTGGTGGGGAAACACAATTTCTTATTTGTTAAAATGCCAAATTCAATAACTAAATGCTGTCAGATATATAAACTGGCCGTACCTGAGTAGCTTACTCTCTTCTTCATCTGGCACACTGAGAAAGCCAGTAAAACTACCAGGATGGTGGTGAATGTCAAAGCTCCGCTCAAGAAATACACCAAGACAGGAGAGTCCACtttgtctgcagagagaaagatatCAGAAACAAAACTCTTCtgacgttttcttttttcattctgtttgatGAGGGACAGTATCTGCTAGAGAGTTACTCACCCTCAAAGTCCAGCGTGGTCCCGTTTCCAAACAGCATGTGTCCACATGAAGCAACAACACAGTCATAGGTCCCAGCATGAGAACGATTCAGGCTCCTCATTGGCAAGTTgtagacacaggtgtgtgtttgtgtgttgtctttcctctcacactgaTCCTTCCTGCCTCCATGGATGTAAATGAGTCCTGGATGAGATTCTTGAGACTGTTTGaaccagtaaacactgtgtCCTCCATCACAGGTcccagtgtgtactgtacagttcaGAGTGACAGAGCCTCCTGGCTGGACGATCTCAGATGCTGACTGATGGACCGAGGCTGGGATGTTCAAACCTGAACCcttcacactgacaaaaaatCCTGCAGCAAATACAACACCCACTGAATCCCTTCTTGCACAGTAGTAAAAAGCTGAGTCTGAAAAGCGTACATCTGAGATCCGAAGGTGATTTTTACCAGTTTCTAAATCCAGTGCAAAGCGTGGATTGTTCTTGTATTCGTCATGAAAAGTGCcgttttgagtaaaaaaaaaagatgtagagATGACCCTTGGTTTCTCTCCCAGATTTTGCTTGTACCAGAAAATCTTAGTTGAACTGACGCGTTCATAGACACACTGTAAAGTCAGCATTTTACCAACAGTAACTGATATAACACTATTCTCCTGATGTTGAAACGAGAATTTCCGATAAGTCGCCTGCCCTGAAGGGAAATGAGAGACAAAGCAAAAGCACAGTGAACTCTATATGACAGAATTCAACACATTTGGtacattgaaaaaataatttcaagTCACCATACTCCATACAATTTAGAATTACGAAAAACCAAAACTCACCAGTTTTCCCCAAGAACAGACACACTagagagaagacaaacactgGAGAAGTCATCGTGCTCAAACTACCGTGTTGAGTGAACAACACCCTCAGGCTCTCTGCACTCTTCACAGACAAGACTGCGTTTGATTGGCCAAGCTGAAGTGACATCTATTGTATGCACCATAAAGGAAGCATGATCACATGATAACTGCCACCTACCCTGTTATCTGATTCCTTGAATCACATGTTGAGTATATGTATAAACCGCTGTGGATAAATTGTTGTAAGAGTCTGAATCGCTTAGTAATTTAGATTTACATGTAAAGCGCTTTCcgaaacatacaaaaaaaaaaaaaaagataaaaaactGTGCAAGAGAATAGTGTCACCACAGTTTAATTTATTGAAGTTAAGTTGAGTTCAGTTATGGCAGatcataaaacacagcaaaactgtAACCTAATCTACAGGAAATTAAGGCATGCACCAGGAAGTGACACGAAAGGTCTTATTTTTGCAATGCCGCTAATGTGTGAAGCTCAGGTTTTAGTGATGTAATCTTCTTGTGTTACAAAAGTGAACTGGCTGTCAAACATGACACCGCGATTGAGATACAATGAAGATACTGGAGAGTTGTCAGTGGTCAAATTTAGTTTGCTTGCTTCATTCTTAGTTGAGAAAAATCTGCTGCATTCACATTTTGCTATCCCACAagttagcagtgtgtgtgtatcaggcttgtttgatatgtaaatgtgtgtgtcgtCTGCATAGCATGGAATGCTAGACTATATTTCCTTGAGATTTGGCCAAGAGGCAGCATGTTCATTTTGAATCAAAGTGGATATCGAGCATAACCTTGTAGGTCTTCTCAGATCGCACTCACACTTGGCCCAGTTGCTCTACACCATACCGAAGCATGATAATCCCTCCTCCCCAATCCCTCACTGGCCTACACTCACATCGCTGAGGCCTGAGTAAGGTTACCGCTTATACATACATAATGGCGTGGTAGCGCAGTAGCAGCACAATgcagaacacagaaaaacttGACTCTTTTGGCGTATTTTGTGTCAATTTGGTCATAGATAGCCCTCTCACATTCCTGTATATCTTGGCTATGCAAGGTGCCGTAATATACACGATTATACTTCCACATTGCTAATCTGTGCCAAAACACACCTCTTCAAACTGTGCCAGGGCCAAGAAAGTGTATCATGCTTGAGGATGGGACAGATCGCTCACACTATTCAAACAAACTAGACTTTAGGGGTCAAATGTGCTTGGTCATGGTATGAATTGCCTAGAGTCTGCCCTTAGAGGTGCTGAGTAGGAGAAGTGGACTTTCAACGAGCAAGCACAACATTTAAACCACTTATAGGTGAACTGATTAATctttatcatttcatttataatgCAATGTTATCCTGGGAAACATTGGTTGCTGGCATTCACGTGGATGCCGcttgacacacaccacccacccaaacacttACGTAGACCACCTAAACTACCTCCTATCAACGACAATCCCAGATGACAGTGGCCTCCCAGTAGCACAAAAACTGGCCATGAGTGACCCGAGGAACATGGCAAAGAGCCCAAGGCATTGATCTGATGCCTAAATTCCACAGATCCCAATCTGAcaagcatctgtgggatgttcaggaacaagtctgatccatggaggaTCAACAGCCAATTTTCCAATGCCACACATGATAATCTCATAAGTCTTGTATCTCTGCATTGATGCATCATAGCTGTTTTGGTAACAAAAGGGAATCTACGCGTGATAAAGTGGCgttaatgttgtggctgatacATACTACATGTTtaaatctgtcatttcatttgatGACTACAGAACTTCATAATGTATGCAAGAATTCACATTCACTCCACCCTTACATCTTGCATGAAAACCACAAAGCCTGCTGTGCTTAAAGAGGCATAAAGCCAACTGTATGAAGGAAAGAGATCAACGGGTCTCAAATAATGACTTAAAGGTAGTGAACAGTAGCTAAAAGAGCCTCAGGTTCTAAAAGGATGGTGCCTGATTGCCTGCAGTGAGGATCTGAGTCTCCTAATACGTGTAACCTATTAAATGTGCACTGGTGTTTCCCACACGTATATTTTAATTGGGCAGGCCCAAGTATATTTGCTGACGCATTCAAGTACttattacttttcttttttaatctgtctgTATTGGCCATGGACAGTATCTTTAATCCTCACACAACtcactttaaacaacatttaaccACCCTGaaatatctgatgttttaaGAGTAAGTC of Acanthopagrus latus isolate v.2019 chromosome 10, fAcaLat1.1, whole genome shotgun sequence contains these proteins:
- the LOC119027410 gene encoding uncharacterized protein LOC119027410 isoform X2, which produces MLTLQCVYERVSSTKIFWYKQNLGEKPRVISTSFFFTQNGTFHDEYKNNPRFALDLETGKNHLRISDVRFSDSAFYYCARRDSVGVVFAAGFFVSVKGSGLNIPASVHQSASEIVQPGGSVTLNCTVHTGTCDGGHSVYWFKQSQESHPGLIYIHGGRKDQCERKDNTQTHTCVYNLPMRSLNRSHAGTYDCVVASCGHMLFGNGTTLDFEDKVDSPVLVYFLSGALTFTTILVVLLAFSVCQMKKRVSYSETELRSSARSTSNAEGHRDANNLHYAALSVNLPNRSRRQRNNTNNECVYSSVKH
- the LOC119027410 gene encoding uncharacterized protein LOC119027410 isoform X1, producing the protein MTSPVFVFSLVCLFLGKTGQATYRKFSFQHQENSVISVTVGKMLTLQCVYERVSSTKIFWYKQNLGEKPRVISTSFFFTQNGTFHDEYKNNPRFALDLETGKNHLRISDVRFSDSAFYYCARRDSVGVVFAAGFFVSVKGSGLNIPASVHQSASEIVQPGGSVTLNCTVHTGTCDGGHSVYWFKQSQESHPGLIYIHGGRKDQCERKDNTQTHTCVYNLPMRSLNRSHAGTYDCVVASCGHMLFGNGTTLDFEDKVDSPVLVYFLSGALTFTTILVVLLAFSVCQMKKRVSYSETELRSSARSTSNAEGHRDANNLHYAALSVNLPNRSRRQRNNTNNECVYSSVKH